In Cervus canadensis isolate Bull #8, Minnesota chromosome 6, ASM1932006v1, whole genome shotgun sequence, one DNA window encodes the following:
- the LOC122442927 gene encoding olfactory receptor 4F21-like has protein sequence MDGTNDSVVSEFVLLGLSGSYETKVFLTLIFSLIYLGIILGNLFILFLVIFDSHLHSPMYFLLANLSFIDVGVASTTVPKMITDLLNEYKIISFQGCMVQICFIHIMGGVEMVLLIAMAFDRYTAICKPLYYLKIMNPKICISLVITGWVIGVIHAMSQFAFIINLPFCGPNKVDSFYCDFPRIIKLACTDGAKFEFIVAANSGFMSMGTFFLLIVSYIFILVTVWKRSSGDLSKAFVTLSAHITVVVLFFTPCMFLYVWPFPTSSVDKYLFIADFALTPVLNPIIYTLRNKDIKVAIKRLIKRHYVRFP, from the coding sequence ATGGATGGAACAAATGATTCTGTGGTTTCTGAGTTTGTGTTGCTTGGACTCTCTGGTTCTTATGAAACAAAAGTTTTTCTCACGTTGATATTTTCCTTGATTTATTTAGGGATAATCCTGGGAaatctcttcattttgtttttagtaaTTTTTGATTCTCACTTACATTCTCCTATGTACTTCTTATTAGCAAACTTGTCCTTCATTGATGTGGGGGTTGCTTCTACCACAGTCCCCAAGATGATTACAGACCTTTTAAATGAATACAAGATAATTTCTTTCCAAGGTTGTATGGTACAAATATGCTTCATCCACATAATGGGAGGAGTAGAGATGGTGTTACTCATAGCCATGGCATTTGACAGGTACACAGCAATCTGCAAGCCTCTATACTACTTGAAAATCATGAACCCTAAAATATGCATTTCACTTGTAATCACTGGCTGGGTAATTGGGGTGATTCATGCTATGTCTCAATTTGCTTTCATTATAAACTTGCCCTTTTGTGGTCCGAACAAAGTAGACAGCTTTTATTGTGACTTTCCCAGGATCATAAAACTTGCATGCACAGATGGAGCCAAATTTGAGTTTATTGTTGCTGCCAACAGTGGCTTCATGAGCATGGGTACCTTCTTCCTGCTAATCGTTTCCTACATCTTCATTTTGGTCACCGTCTGGAAACGTTCTTCAGGAGACTTGTCCAAGGCGTTTGTCACTTTGTCAGCTCACATCACTGTGGTGGTTCTTTTCTTCACTCCGTGCATGTTTCTCTATGTCTGGCCTTTCCCCACATCATCAGTTGATAAATACCTCTTCATTGCTGACTTTGCTCTCACCCCTGTCTTAAATcccattatatatacattaagGAACAAAGACATAAAGGTAGCCATAAAAAGATTGATCAAAAGACATTATGTCAGATTTCCCTGA
- the LOC122442925 gene encoding olfactory receptor 4K15-like — protein MEEANQSMVSEFIFRGLCDSRELQKFLLLPFSALYLVTVLGNLFIVLLIITDSHLHSPMYFLLANLSFVDFCLSSVTTPKLTTDFLKDNKTISFGGCMSQILCVHFFGGGEMVLLVTMAYDRYVAICKPLHYSSIMNRQKCIWLALISWIIGFVHATSQLAMILDLPFCGPRIVDSFFCDIPLVIKLACMDTHTLRLLINADSAVLATTCFILLLISYTYILVTVCLRSKDGASKALSTCTSHITVVVLFFVPCIFTYLWPPSITWVDKFLAVFYTVITPLLNPAIYTLRNKEIKNAIKRLIH, from the coding sequence ATGGAGGAAGCAAACCAGTCCATGGTATCTGAGTTCATTTTTCGTGGACTCTGTGATTCAAGGGAGCTCCAGAAATTCCTCTTACTGCCATTTTCTGCACTCTACCTGGTGACCGTCCTGGGAAACCTTTTCATTGTGCTCTTAATCATCACTGACTCTCATCTCCATTCCCCAATGTACTTCCTCTTAGCCAATCTCTCATTTGTTGACTTCTGCCTTTCCTCAGTGACCACTCCTAAACTGACCACAGACTTCCTAAAGGATAATAAAACCATCTCCtttggaggttgcatgagccagATCCTCTGCGTACATTTCTTTGGAGGGGGTGAGATGGTACTGCTTGTGACAATGGCCTATGACCGTTATGTAGCCATCTGCAAACCACTCCATTACTCCAGCATCATGAACAGACAGAAGTGCATCTGGCTAGCTCTGATATCATGGATCATTGGCTTTGTGCATGCCACAAGTCAACTAGCTATGATTTTAGATCTTCCTTTCTGTGGACCCAGAATAGTGGACAGTTTTTTCTGTGATATTCCTCTGGTGATCAAACTAGCCTGCATGGATACTCATACTCTGAGACTGTTGATAAATGCTGACAGTGCAGTCTTGGCTACAACTTGCTTCATTCTCTTGCTGATCTCTTACACCTACATCCTGGTGACTGTCTGTCTTCGCTCCAAGGACGGGGCATCAAAGGCACTCTCCACCTGCACTTCCCACATCACAGTGGTGGTGCTGTTCTTTGTACCCTGCATCTTCACCTACCTGTGGCCACCTAGCATCACTTGGGTGGACAAGTTTCTTGCTGTGTTTTACACAGTAATCACACCTCTCTTGAATCCAGCCATTTATACACTGAGAAATAAAGAGATTAAGAATGCCATAAAGAGACTGATACATTAG